The Paraburkholderia largidicola DNA segment TCTGCAACCACTCACTCGCGCCGCTTCATCGACTCTATGTCCACGCTGATCGAACCTCACGCGCTTGCCGCTTTACATGACTTCGTCGAACGCCATCCGCGGCTTTTCGTGTTGACGGGCGCGGGCATCAGCACCGATTCCGGCATCCCCGGCTATCGCGACGAAAATGGCGAATGGAAGCGCTCGCCGCCCATCACGTTGCAGGAGTTTCTTGGCTCCGTTGCGTCGCGTCAGCGTTACTGGGCGCGCAGCACGGTCGGCTGGCCCGTGGTCGCGAAGGCCGCGCCGAACGCCGCGCATCACGCGCTCGCGCGGCTCGAAGCGGCCGGGCACGTCGGCGCGCTCGTCACGCAGAATGTCGATGGCCTGCATCAGCGCGCAGGCAGCAGTGACGTGATCGAACTGCACGGCAGCATCGGCGAAGTGACGTGTCTCGATTGCAACTCGCATCACACGCGCGCGTCGATCCAGCAAACGCTGATCAACACGAACCCTGCGCTGCTCGATGTGATCGCCGAACCGGCCGCCGACGGCGACGCTCATCTCGAATGGCACGACCTCGGCTCGTTCCGCGTGCCACCTTGCCCGAACTGCGGCGGGCTGCTGAAGCCCGCGGTCGTG contains these protein-coding regions:
- a CDS encoding NAD-dependent protein deacetylase codes for the protein MSTLIEPHALAALHDFVERHPRLFVLTGAGISTDSGIPGYRDENGEWKRSPPITLQEFLGSVASRQRYWARSTVGWPVVAKAAPNAAHHALARLEAAGHVGALVTQNVDGLHQRAGSSDVIELHGSIGEVTCLDCNSHHTRASIQQTLINTNPALLDVIAEPAADGDAHLEWHDLGSFRVPPCPNCGGLLKPAVVFFGENVPKARVEAATHALDAADAMLVVGSSLMVYSGYRFCVWAQKMGKQVAAINLGRTRADPLLSLKVEAPCGDALAALAARLAVS